CGGGGATGGCTGATGTAGATGCGTCCCTTTACCTGTTTTGCCGTGAAATAAAAAAAGAGACGACGGTCGTCCTCTCTGGAGAATGTGCAGATGAAGTATTTGGGGGGTATCCGTGGTTTCATCGCGAGGAACTGCTAAATGCCGGAACATTCCCTTGGTCAAGAGCAACGAAAGAACGTGCCTCCTGGCTTTCACCTGATCTTCGTGATTGGGTCAAACCCGAGGAATATGTAGCCATGCGATATGAGGAATCTCTCGATGAAGTCCCACATCTTCCAGGCGAAGATCCGATTGAAGCTCGCCGACGGGAAATGTTTTATTTGAATATAACGTGGTTCATGAACACGCTGTTGGATCGCAAAGACCGAATGAGTATGGCGGCCAGTCTAGAAGCCCGCGTCCCGTTCTGTGACCACCGGATCGTGGAATACGTCTGGAACATCCCATGGGATATGAAGACGTACGGGAATCGGGAAAAAGGAATTTTGCGAAAAGCCATGGAAGGAATATTGCCTGATGAAGTTCTGTATCGCAAGAAAAGCCCGTACCCGAAAACACATAATCCCGCCTATACGGAAGCCGTTCGCTCTTGGCTGCTGGATATCGTAAACGACTCCTCCTCTCCACTGCTTCAACTGGTAGATGTTCCCTCGATTCGAAAAATTGCGGAGTCTGATGCCCAGGCTTCGAGTATTCCGTTTTTCGGTCAGCTCATGAGTACCCCCCAGTTGTTCGCCTATCTCGGCCAGCTCGATTATTGGCTGCGGGAGTACCGTGTTTCTATTCGCGCCTAAATACCAAAAGCTCCTCGCCCCTTATGCTTCGGGGGAATAGAGGAGCTTTTCGTTACTTTTTGGTTCTTCCCCGTTGTTTGGTTCTACGCACGGGTTGTGCCTTCGGGTTGAGGGGAAAGGTAGCCAGAGATTGGTATCTCAGATCAAACTGCTCGCCTGAGCGTTTCATGATCGTGAACGTTTTGGTTGCGCCGATTCGGATCAAACGGTAGTCCACTTGTGTTTTCTTCCCTCCCCCGCCCAATATCGCAGCCACGGTTCGATGATTCGGCAGATTCACTTTTATTTGCAACGACAGCACGGTTGCAGGAAAGGGTGGGATATCACGATAAGGAATACAGAGCTTTCCTTTCAGTATCCGCAAATGGAGATTCCGAATCATCACTTCCGTCAATTGCTTTCCCCAATACCGGCGGAAAATACGGGAGATTTTTCGTTTCGTGTTGTATTTTTCGGGCAATGGCGTGTAATCCACACCGTTTACGGTATAAACAGGCTTTCCTCTAGGCGAATTCGCGATCTGAGTCCAGACATGCTCTGCTGAAGTAATAAACTGCTTGAGCCTCTGCAACTCATCCAAGGATTTCACCTCCTCCATAAACCGTATGGTGGTGGGCTTATGCTAGTACGCCCGATTTCAGTGTTCCAAACGCAACGGGCGATAATTCTGAACATACATATAAATTGCAATCATATTATCGAGATGATAGAATATAAACCGCTTTCACTTCTCTTGTCGGGAAGTGCGTTTTTATGCCTTTTACGTTTAGCACTATTTAATTTCTTGGAGGTTGTAATGAATTTTATCATTCCCATCGCTGGCATACTCATCGTGATCGGGTTAGCATTGTTAGGAAGCAATGGACGTAAACAGGTCAAATACAGACCGATCATCGTCATGATTGCTCTGCAATTTTTGCTCGCCTTTCTTCTTCTGCAAACCAAGTTTGGGGTTATATTCGTTTCAGCCATTTCCAAATCGTTTGAAAAGCTTCTTGCTTTTGCTGGGGAAGGAATCAATTTCGTATTTGGTAATCTGGCAAACGACGGACAAATGTCCTTTTTCCTTGGTGTATTGCTCCCAATCGTCTTCATTTCCGTTCTCATCGGTATTTTGCGTCACTTCAAGATTTTGCCAATTATCATGAAGGCAATTGGCTTTGTTCTAAGCAAAATTAACGGCATGGGTAAGCTAGAGTCTTACAACGCTGTTGCTTCTGCTATCGTTGGCCAAAATGAAGTATTCATCACCGTGAAGAAACAGCTCGGTTCCTTGCCGGAGCACCGTCTGTATACGCTGTGCGCGTCAGCCATGTCCACTGTTTCAATGTCGATTGTCGGTGCGTACATGACGATGATTGAGCCGAAATACGTTGTCACCGCCCTGTTCTTGAATCTGTTTGGCGGCTTTATTATCGCTTCGATCATCAACCCTTATACCGTGAAAGAAGAAGACGATTTGCTCGAGATTCAAAGCAATGAGAAGCAATCCTTTTTCGAAATGCTTGTCGAGTACATCATGGACGGCTTCAAGGTAGCGGTAGTCGTTGGCGCAATGCTGCTCGGTTTTGTTGCTTTGATCGCAGCTGTGAATAGCTTGTTCGGCATGATTTTCGGCTGGACGTTCCAAGAAATGCTCGGATTCGTCTTCGCTCCTTTTGCCGTCCTGATGGGCATTCCTTTTGGGGAAGCGATGAAGGCTGGTAGTATCATGGCGACGAAGCTCGTAACGAACGAGTTCGTAGCGATGATCGAGCTGGGCAAAGTCGTATCTGAACTCTCCCCACGTACAGTAGGAATTCTTTCTGTCTTCCTCGTTTCGTTCGCGAACTTCTCCTCCATCGGCATTATCGCTGGTGCGGTGAAAGGGCTAAATGAGAAACAATCCAATGTGGTCGCTCGCTTCGGGTTGAAGCTGTTGTTCGGTGCCACACTGGTTAGTCTTTTGTCTGGTGCCGTCGTCAGTTTTGTTTTGTAATCAAAAAGAAGAAGTGTCCCTCTGCCATGTGCGGTAGGGACACTTTTTTTATGGTTGGATTGGCGCTTCTCGTTTTTATACAACACCCCATCCCTTCTTAATAGATGAATGGTATCACCGTTACATTCAACGCTTTCATTTGTCCAGAGAAAATAAAGTAGTAGACTGATGTTGGCGTAACGTGAATACTTTTATCTTCTCGGTGTATCGTACGGATAATCCATCTAAAAATCCCCTCGACCTGAGGGGATTATTTCTATTGCAATGCGTTACGTCTCTCCTAACATTTCCTACAAACACTAATGATAGATGAAGATGACGGAGAGAACGGCGTTTTATCCCAGTCAGCATATTGATGTTCGA
The window above is part of the Brevibacillus antibioticus genome. Proteins encoded here:
- a CDS encoding NupC/NupG family nucleoside CNT transporter; amino-acid sequence: MNFIIPIAGILIVIGLALLGSNGRKQVKYRPIIVMIALQFLLAFLLLQTKFGVIFVSAISKSFEKLLAFAGEGINFVFGNLANDGQMSFFLGVLLPIVFISVLIGILRHFKILPIIMKAIGFVLSKINGMGKLESYNAVASAIVGQNEVFITVKKQLGSLPEHRLYTLCASAMSTVSMSIVGAYMTMIEPKYVVTALFLNLFGGFIIASIINPYTVKEEDDLLEIQSNEKQSFFEMLVEYIMDGFKVAVVVGAMLLGFVALIAAVNSLFGMIFGWTFQEMLGFVFAPFAVLMGIPFGEAMKAGSIMATKLVTNEFVAMIELGKVVSELSPRTVGILSVFLVSFANFSSIGIIAGAVKGLNEKQSNVVARFGLKLLFGATLVSLLSGAVVSFVL